A window of Desulfovibrio porci genomic DNA:
TGGCGCGGGCTTAAACCTGACTTGTCAGCCGCAGGATGACCTTCCCCTTCACCGCATTATGGATGTCGCCATTCTCATAATGTGAAAGGTCGTAGAGCAACGGCGCATAGCCTTCGGCGGTATTGTCGGCATAAAACAGCACAAAGGTTTGTCGGCCGTTTTTCCTGACGACGACCCGCCGTAGCAAGTGATTGCCTCCCTGGCGCTTGGGTTCCCGTACCAGGTATACATCCCGTTCCGAAATGGGAATTTTTTTTGCGGTATCCACCAGAAGCATGTCGCCCGGACAAATGCGGGGCAGCATGGAACGCTCGTGTTCACTCACCTTCAGGACCACGGCCGAAGGCGGCGCCAATTCCCGCTGTACCATCAGCCAGTCTTCAGGCTTTTGGATGAGAGCGGGCAGGGGCTT
This region includes:
- a CDS encoding LexA family transcriptional regulator, producing the protein MTKQPPKSLLKSALDILREAASGNPYASQAQLARATGESEANISRWLNGSATPTLRKLEPVLTALGVRIVLPYGAAARTEAVGEQSNTTLPLKQRAGFMALPMLGEVGADKPLPALIQKPEDWLMVQRELAPPSAVVLKVSEHERSMLPRICPGDMLLVDTAKKIPISERDVYLVREPKRQGGNHLLRRVVVRKNGRQTFVLFYADNTAEGYAPLLYDLSHYENGDIHNAVKGKVILRLTSQV